A genomic window from Synechococcus sp. HK05 includes:
- a CDS encoding HEAT repeat domain-containing protein, which translates to MAAGDADPSIPGNGDPISEEEALRRLRLTDDPSAQYYAAWWLGRNRSSHPDAVPLLQEALRQRRPRDPGAGVEENAVARNAARALGKLGLPAQAAIPDLLATLEDDDHGLREAAARALGDLRAQAAVDPLRRRLASGPAVAGAQQPGTPRLQEPCEALLEALGEIGVAEPPVLAVIEPFVAHERPLIRSAACRALLQLTQERRWGEQLVQLLQHQQLQVRRAALMDLGAAGWREALEPIAATLAENSLKLIALRGLVEQGGGWAAAGGPSPRAVPDAATVAVLDAMDALL; encoded by the coding sequence ATGGCCGCCGGCGACGCCGACCCATCGATCCCGGGCAACGGAGATCCGATCAGTGAAGAGGAGGCGCTGCGCCGCCTGCGCCTCACCGACGACCCCTCCGCGCAGTACTACGCGGCCTGGTGGCTGGGCCGGAACCGCAGCAGCCATCCCGATGCGGTGCCCCTGCTGCAGGAGGCGTTGCGCCAGCGCCGCCCCCGTGACCCCGGCGCGGGGGTGGAAGAAAACGCCGTTGCGCGCAACGCGGCCCGGGCCCTCGGCAAGCTCGGCCTCCCGGCCCAGGCGGCGATTCCCGATCTGCTGGCCACCCTCGAGGACGACGATCACGGCCTGCGCGAAGCAGCGGCCCGCGCCCTCGGTGACCTGCGCGCTCAAGCGGCGGTGGACCCCCTGCGCCGGCGTTTGGCCAGTGGCCCGGCGGTGGCCGGAGCCCAGCAACCCGGCACCCCCCGCTTGCAGGAACCCTGTGAAGCCCTCCTGGAAGCCCTCGGGGAGATCGGTGTGGCGGAGCCGCCGGTGTTGGCGGTGATCGAACCGTTTGTGGCCCATGAGCGGCCGTTGATCCGTAGCGCCGCCTGCCGGGCCCTGCTCCAGCTCACCCAGGAGCGCCGCTGGGGTGAGCAGCTGGTGCAACTCCTGCAACATCAACAGCTGCAGGTGCGGCGCGCAGCTCTGATGGATCTGGGGGCGGCTGGTTGGCGGGAGGCTCTTGAACCCATTGCTGCCACCCTGGCGGAGAACAGCCTCAAGTTGATTGCCCTGCGGGGTTTGGTGGAGCAAGGCGGTGGTTGGGCCGCTGCCGGCGGCCCATCGCCCAGGGCTGTGCCCGATGCAGCCACCGTGGCTGTACTCGATGCGATGGATGCCTTGCTGTGA
- a CDS encoding HEAT repeat domain-containing protein codes for MSLSVVTPSDVTALVAAVQSADSALGLLQATQALAASAHPDGAACLVEVLGFNNPGAAVAAVDGLIAIGVPAVDTILTNIDGYNYGARAWAVRALAGIGDVRGLEVLEDALGKDIGPSVRRAAARGLGQLRLDDLALPQRRAVAERCLQALVEGCRDGEWVVRYAVVVGLESLAPAVHPALAEGPAAQQRLHEALIGLCRNATEEAPVVQLRAALALQRLGVSHG; via the coding sequence GTGAGCCTGTCTGTTGTGACCCCATCGGATGTAACGGCCCTGGTGGCGGCCGTGCAGAGCGCCGACAGTGCTCTGGGCCTGCTGCAGGCCACGCAAGCCCTGGCGGCCTCAGCGCACCCGGACGGCGCCGCCTGCCTGGTGGAGGTGCTCGGCTTCAACAATCCAGGCGCCGCCGTGGCGGCCGTGGATGGCCTGATCGCCATCGGCGTGCCCGCGGTTGACACGATCCTCACCAACATCGACGGCTACAACTACGGCGCTCGTGCCTGGGCCGTGCGTGCCCTGGCTGGCATTGGTGACGTGCGGGGCCTGGAGGTGCTCGAGGATGCCCTCGGCAAGGACATCGGCCCCAGCGTGCGCCGCGCTGCTGCGCGGGGACTGGGCCAACTGCGCCTCGATGATTTGGCGCTCCCGCAGCGCCGTGCCGTGGCTGAGCGCTGCCTGCAGGCGCTGGTGGAGGGCTGCCGCGATGGCGAGTGGGTGGTGCGTTACGCCGTGGTGGTGGGGCTGGAATCGCTGGCGCCCGCCGTGCATCCCGCGCTGGCGGAGGGGCCTGCTGCCCAGCAGCGACTGCATGAGGCCCTGATCGGTTTGTGCCGCAACGCCACAGAGGAGGCGCCTGTGGTGCAGCTCAGAGCCGCGCTGGCCCTGCAGCGCCTGGGGGTGAGCCATGGCTGA
- a CDS encoding low molecular weight protein-tyrosine-phosphatase, giving the protein MAEQRILFVCLGNICRSPAAEGVFLHLIASEGLEDRFVVDSAGTGGWHVGNPADRRMRAAAERRGIHLPSRARQIELADFRAFDRILTMDDDNLRNVRSLARELGDRPGLARIEPMTSHCRQHRASEVPDPYYGGEQGFEHVLDLLEDACGGLLESLLREQR; this is encoded by the coding sequence ATGGCTGAGCAGCGCATCTTGTTTGTGTGCCTCGGCAACATCTGCCGTTCACCGGCCGCCGAGGGGGTGTTTCTGCACCTGATCGCCAGCGAAGGCCTGGAGGATCGCTTTGTGGTGGATAGCGCCGGCACCGGTGGCTGGCACGTGGGCAACCCCGCTGATCGGCGCATGCGCGCCGCCGCCGAGCGCCGCGGCATTCACCTGCCCAGCCGCGCTCGCCAGATCGAGCTGGCGGATTTCAGGGCGTTTGATCGCATCCTCACCATGGATGACGACAACCTGCGCAACGTGCGCTCCCTGGCCCGTGAACTCGGGGATCGGCCCGGTCTGGCGCGGATCGAGCCGATGACCAGCCACTGCCGCCAGCACCGGGCCAGCGAGGTGCCCGATCCTTACTACGGGGGCGAGCAGGGCTTCGAGCATGTGCTCGATCTGCTGGAAGATGCCTGCGGGGGCTTGCTGGAGAGCCTGTTGCGCGAGCAGCGCTAG
- a CDS encoding bifunctional pantoate--beta-alanine ligase/(d)CMP kinase: MRLLRRCTDLEAWRRSIGAAPIHFVPTMGALHAGHQSLIARAGRPQAGRQPLVLVSVFVNPLQFGANEDFGRYPRQLERDAELAEAAGADALFAPSVEELYPAGEAELTRIQPPQSLQAGLCGRHRPGHFDGVATVVGRLLGLIRPDQLLLGEKDWQQLVILQRVAADLGLPVQVVGCPTLREPDGLALSSRNSYLSPEQRQQASALPLALRAAAADAMPPGSALAPKLKQVRQQLEQAGLVLDYVEAVCPRSLQPRSTLTGLTLLAAAAHCGPSRLIDHVFLMSRAAIVAIDGPAGAGKSTVTRAFAERLGLIYLDTGAMYRAVTWLVQQSGADVSDAAAVAPLLDGLDLQLSTAAAGSQRVSVNGHDVTEAIRSPEVTAQVSVVAAHGCVREALTRQQQAMGERGGLVAEGRDIGTAVFPDAELKVFLTATVAERARRRALDLEQRGFAVPALAELEAQIAERDHLDSTREVAPLTQADDALELITDGLSIDAVIEQLVQLFRQRVPHDAWPEPVA, encoded by the coding sequence GTGCGCCTGCTGCGCCGCTGCACCGATCTGGAGGCCTGGCGCCGCAGCATCGGTGCGGCACCGATCCATTTCGTGCCCACCATGGGCGCCCTGCATGCAGGGCACCAGAGCCTGATCGCCCGGGCTGGGCGCCCGCAGGCGGGCCGGCAGCCGCTGGTGCTGGTGAGCGTGTTTGTCAACCCGCTGCAGTTCGGAGCCAACGAAGACTTCGGCCGCTACCCCCGCCAGCTCGAGCGCGATGCCGAGCTGGCCGAAGCCGCTGGCGCCGATGCGCTGTTCGCCCCGAGTGTGGAGGAGCTCTATCCCGCCGGTGAGGCTGAGCTCACCCGCATCCAGCCACCGCAATCCCTGCAGGCGGGCCTGTGCGGCCGCCATCGCCCCGGCCACTTCGATGGCGTCGCCACGGTGGTGGGCCGCCTCTTGGGGCTGATCCGGCCGGATCAGCTGCTCCTTGGCGAGAAAGACTGGCAACAGCTGGTGATCCTGCAGCGTGTGGCTGCCGATCTGGGGCTGCCGGTGCAGGTGGTGGGCTGCCCCACCCTGCGGGAGCCCGACGGCCTGGCCCTGAGCTCGCGCAACAGCTACCTCAGCCCGGAGCAGCGCCAGCAGGCCAGCGCGTTGCCCCTGGCCCTGCGGGCTGCTGCCGCCGACGCCATGCCCCCTGGCAGTGCGCTCGCCCCCAAACTGAAGCAGGTGCGGCAACAGCTCGAGCAGGCCGGCCTGGTGCTCGACTATGTAGAAGCGGTGTGCCCCCGCAGCCTGCAGCCCCGCAGCACGCTCACGGGCCTCACCCTGCTGGCCGCCGCCGCCCACTGCGGCCCCAGCCGCCTAATCGACCACGTGTTTCTGATGAGCCGAGCCGCGATTGTTGCCATCGATGGCCCTGCCGGAGCCGGCAAAAGCACCGTGACCCGCGCCTTTGCCGAGCGGCTTGGGCTGATCTATCTCGATACCGGCGCCATGTACCGGGCGGTGACTTGGCTGGTGCAGCAAAGCGGCGCGGACGTCAGCGATGCGGCCGCCGTGGCACCGCTGCTAGACGGCCTCGATCTGCAGTTGAGCACCGCAGCCGCCGGCAGCCAGCGCGTGAGCGTGAACGGTCACGACGTGACCGAGGCCATCCGATCACCGGAGGTGACTGCCCAGGTGTCGGTGGTGGCGGCCCATGGCTGCGTGCGCGAAGCGCTCACCCGCCAGCAGCAAGCCATGGGGGAGCGGGGCGGCCTGGTGGCCGAAGGACGCGACATCGGCACCGCCGTGTTCCCCGATGCCGAACTGAAGGTGTTCCTCACCGCCACCGTGGCCGAACGAGCCCGCCGCCGCGCCCTCGATCTGGAGCAGCGCGGCTTCGCCGTACCGGCCCTGGCGGAGCTCGAAGCCCAGATCGCCGAACGCGACCACCTCGATTCCACCCGGGAGGTGGCGCCGCTCACCCAGGCCGACGATGCACTGGAGCTGATCACCGATGGCCTGAGCATTGATGCGGTGATCGAGCAGCTGGTTCAGCTGTTCCGCCAGCGGGTGCCCCACGACGCCTGGCCGGAGCCGGTGGCCTAG
- a CDS encoding septal ring lytic transglycosylase RlpA family protein has product MRRLCLLGGSALLLSGSTGLPPAFATTGRVAAEAGSPSIDLAIRSVEPSLESAEPSDELPIKPAAPTLPIATPPQQPRVKSVSQGQASWYGPGFFGNRTANGEVFRPGTLTAAHRTLPFGTKVRVTNLGNGRSAIVRINDRGPFHGNRVIDLAHGAANSLGLISSGIANVKLEVLQP; this is encoded by the coding sequence ATGCGTCGCCTCTGTCTCCTTGGTGGTTCGGCCCTGTTGCTCTCCGGCAGCACTGGTCTGCCCCCGGCCTTCGCCACCACCGGCCGCGTTGCTGCTGAAGCTGGCAGCCCCTCCATCGACCTGGCTATCCGCAGCGTGGAGCCCAGCCTCGAGTCGGCCGAGCCTTCAGACGAGCTTCCGATCAAACCCGCCGCACCCACACTCCCGATCGCGACACCCCCACAGCAGCCACGGGTGAAGTCGGTGAGTCAGGGCCAGGCCAGCTGGTATGGACCCGGCTTCTTTGGAAACCGCACTGCCAATGGTGAAGTGTTTCGCCCCGGCACCCTCACCGCGGCCCACCGCACCCTGCCGTTCGGCACGAAGGTGCGGGTGACCAACCTCGGCAACGGCCGCAGCGCCATCGTGCGCATCAACGACCGCGGCCCCTTCCATGGCAACCGCGTGATCGACCTGGCCCATGGCGCCGCCAACAGCCTGGGGTTGATCTCCAGCGGCATCGCCAACGTGAAGCTGGAAGTGCTCCAGCCCTGA
- the purM gene encoding phosphoribosylformylglycinamidine cyclo-ligase, which produces MDYRTAGVDVEAGRAFVERIRSSVESTRRPEVLGGLGGFGGLCRLPQGMRKPLLVSGTDGVGTKLELAQAHGRHHGVGIDLVAMCVNDVITSGAQPLFFLDYIATGKLTPEAMAQVVEGIADGCRQSGCALLGGETAEMPGFYGPGRYDLAGFCVAVVEEDELIDPARVQAGDRIVAVASSGVHSNGFSLVRRILEMRGVTPDTCLSPGGPAVLDALLAPTVLYASLVQALLADGVELHGMAHITGGGLPENLPRSLPAGLHARLDAGSWERPALFRWLQENGEVPEADLWNTFNLGVGFCLVLPESAVEGALQVCLRQGHQAWVLGQVEPGSAGSAPLAGLPY; this is translated from the coding sequence ATGGACTACCGCACAGCCGGCGTTGATGTGGAGGCGGGGCGCGCGTTCGTCGAGCGCATTCGCTCGAGTGTTGAGTCCACGCGCCGGCCTGAGGTGTTGGGCGGCTTGGGTGGTTTCGGTGGCCTCTGTCGCCTGCCCCAGGGCATGCGCAAGCCGCTGTTGGTGTCAGGCACCGACGGTGTGGGCACCAAGTTGGAGCTGGCTCAGGCCCATGGCCGTCACCACGGTGTGGGCATTGATCTGGTGGCGATGTGCGTCAACGACGTGATCACCAGTGGAGCCCAGCCCCTGTTCTTCCTCGACTACATCGCCACTGGCAAGCTCACCCCCGAGGCGATGGCCCAGGTGGTGGAAGGCATTGCCGATGGTTGCCGCCAGAGCGGTTGTGCCCTGCTGGGGGGTGAAACCGCTGAGATGCCTGGCTTCTATGGCCCTGGTCGCTACGACCTGGCGGGCTTCTGTGTGGCTGTGGTGGAAGAAGACGAGCTGATCGACCCGGCGCGGGTGCAGGCCGGCGATCGCATCGTGGCGGTGGCCAGCAGCGGCGTGCACAGCAATGGCTTCAGCCTGGTGCGCCGCATCCTGGAGATGCGCGGGGTCACGCCCGACACCTGCCTGAGCCCCGGCGGTCCGGCTGTGCTCGATGCGCTTCTGGCGCCCACTGTGTTGTACGCCTCGCTGGTGCAGGCCCTGCTGGCGGATGGCGTGGAGCTGCACGGCATGGCCCACATCACCGGTGGCGGTCTGCCGGAAAACCTGCCGCGCTCCTTGCCTGCCGGTCTGCATGCCCGCCTTGATGCCGGTAGCTGGGAGCGTCCGGCCCTGTTCCGTTGGTTGCAGGAGAACGGGGAGGTGCCGGAGGCCGACCTCTGGAACACCTTCAATCTTGGTGTGGGCTTCTGTTTGGTGCTGCCCGAGTCGGCCGTGGAGGGGGCCCTGCAGGTTTGCCTGCGCCAGGGCCATCAGGCCTGGGTGCTGGGCCAGGTGGAGCCTGGTTCAGCTGGATCGGCGCCCCTGGCTGGATTGCCGTACTGA
- a CDS encoding aldo/keto reductase, protein MASGSGQPGIGVGTWAWGNQFLWGYDPKRDDDALAATFQRCLERGLLFFDTADSYGTGRLNGRSEALLGRFALAAPAEQRRQLCIATKLAPFPWRLGRQGYRRAFAASQERLQGQMKRVQLHWSTARYAPWQEGPLLDGLAELVRNGAVESLGISNVGPKRLRLLHRRLADQGVPLRSLQVQLSLLAPQPIQPGGVAEVCRELEIELIAYSPLALGLLSRREPAASRPLTGTRRSLFLRLEPQMQPLRQRLQEISAGRPGGLAAVALNWCRAHGAMPIPGLRSVAQVEATAAALSWELSSEERRSLDQVALAADAPRMPANPFQSA, encoded by the coding sequence ATGGCAAGCGGCAGCGGACAACCCGGGATTGGGGTGGGAACCTGGGCCTGGGGCAACCAATTCCTGTGGGGCTACGACCCCAAGCGCGACGACGACGCTTTGGCCGCCACCTTCCAACGCTGCCTGGAGCGGGGGCTCCTCTTTTTCGACACGGCTGATTCCTATGGCACAGGCCGGCTGAACGGGCGCAGCGAAGCGCTGCTGGGGCGCTTCGCCCTGGCCGCGCCGGCCGAGCAGCGCCGCCAGCTGTGCATTGCCACCAAGCTGGCCCCCTTCCCCTGGCGCCTGGGCCGCCAGGGCTACCGCCGCGCCTTCGCCGCCTCCCAGGAACGGCTGCAGGGCCAAATGAAACGGGTGCAGTTGCACTGGAGTACGGCCCGCTATGCCCCCTGGCAGGAAGGGCCCTTGCTCGATGGCCTGGCCGAGCTGGTGCGCAACGGGGCCGTGGAAAGCCTCGGCATCTCCAATGTGGGGCCCAAGCGGCTGCGCCTGCTGCACCGGCGCCTGGCGGACCAGGGCGTGCCCCTACGCAGTCTGCAGGTGCAACTCTCACTGCTGGCACCGCAACCGATCCAGCCGGGTGGCGTGGCCGAGGTATGCCGTGAGCTCGAGATTGAGCTGATCGCCTACAGCCCCCTGGCCCTGGGATTGCTGAGCCGCAGGGAACCAGCCGCGAGCCGGCCACTCACCGGTACGCGCCGCAGTCTGTTCCTGCGGCTTGAGCCGCAGATGCAGCCGCTGCGGCAGCGCCTGCAGGAGATCAGCGCAGGCCGGCCCGGCGGCCTGGCCGCCGTAGCCCTCAACTGGTGCCGCGCCCACGGCGCCATGCCGATCCCAGGGCTACGCAGCGTTGCACAGGTGGAGGCCACCGCCGCAGCGCTCAGCTGGGAGCTCAGCAGCGAGGAGCGCCGCAGCCTCGATCAAGTGGCGTTGGCGGCAGATGCCCCGCGGATGCCAGCCAATCCCTTCCAGAGCGCCTGA
- a CDS encoding lipid-A-disaccharide synthase-related protein yields the protein MPGRLLVLSNGHGEDLIALRVLQALHRRRPELEIAVMPLVGEGGAFAAAEAAGVLRRVGPRRHLPSGGFSNQSLRGLVADLWAGVLALSWRQWRLVRRWGRRGEPVLAVGDLLPLLLAWGSGAPYGFIGTPKSDYTWASGPGSAGLAALYHRCKGSEWDPWEWALMAARRCRLVAMRDALTARGLRRHGVRALAPGNPMMDGLRAEPLPAELSSYRRLLLLGGSRMPEALGNLRRLLEALALLENPDPLLVLAPCGSRPAPGDWAPLLGGLGFEPAAAPPQLHAAAAWRRGRVLLVVGPGRFAAWAGCAELGLAAAGTATEQLVGLGVPALSLPGPGPQFKVGFAQRQSRLLGGSVAVCRTPEVLARRLELLLHDPQRRDALGRIGRRRMGAAGGSEALARLLEQRLLEPVAGQAG from the coding sequence ATGCCCGGCCGTTTGCTGGTGCTGAGCAACGGCCATGGGGAAGACCTCATCGCGTTGCGGGTGCTCCAGGCCCTTCACCGCCGCCGGCCGGAGCTGGAGATCGCGGTGATGCCCTTGGTGGGAGAGGGCGGCGCCTTCGCTGCCGCGGAGGCTGCCGGGGTGCTCCGCCGGGTGGGCCCGCGCCGCCACCTGCCCAGTGGCGGCTTTAGCAACCAGAGCCTGCGGGGCCTGGTGGCTGATCTCTGGGCTGGCGTGCTCGCGCTGAGCTGGCGCCAATGGCGCCTGGTGCGCCGCTGGGGGCGCCGCGGTGAACCTGTGCTGGCTGTGGGGGATCTGCTGCCGCTGCTGCTCGCCTGGGGCAGCGGGGCTCCCTACGGCTTCATCGGCACCCCTAAGAGCGACTACACCTGGGCCAGTGGTCCGGGCTCTGCGGGGCTGGCGGCCCTGTATCACCGCTGCAAGGGCAGCGAGTGGGACCCCTGGGAATGGGCGCTGATGGCGGCGCGGCGCTGCCGTCTGGTCGCGATGCGTGACGCCCTCACCGCCCGCGGCCTGCGGCGGCATGGCGTGCGGGCCCTGGCGCCCGGCAACCCGATGATGGATGGTCTGCGGGCTGAACCCCTCCCGGCAGAGCTCAGCAGCTATCGCCGCCTGCTGCTCCTGGGGGGAAGCCGCATGCCCGAGGCCCTGGGCAATCTGCGCCGGTTGCTGGAGGCCTTGGCGTTGCTTGAAAACCCCGATCCCCTGTTGGTGTTAGCCCCCTGCGGCTCCAGGCCGGCCCCAGGTGACTGGGCGCCGCTGCTGGGCGGCCTGGGCTTCGAGCCGGCGGCTGCACCACCGCAGTTGCATGCGGCAGCGGCCTGGCGGCGTGGACGTGTGCTGCTGGTGGTGGGCCCTGGGCGATTCGCGGCCTGGGCCGGCTGCGCTGAGCTGGGCTTGGCGGCGGCGGGCACGGCCACCGAGCAGCTGGTGGGCCTGGGGGTGCCGGCCCTGTCGCTGCCGGGGCCCGGCCCCCAGTTCAAGGTGGGGTTTGCCCAGCGCCAGAGCCGCCTGCTTGGGGGCTCGGTGGCGGTGTGCCGTACGCCGGAGGTGTTGGCCAGGCGCCTGGAGCTGTTGCTGCACGATCCGCAGCGGCGGGATGCCCTGGGGCGGATCGGCCGGCGCCGCATGGGAGCCGCCGGCGGTAGTGAAGCGTTGGCGCGGCTGCTGGAGCAGCGCCTGCTCGAGCCGGTTGCAGGTCAGGCGGGATGA
- a CDS encoding ribonuclease D — MAPAPALTLTSSQSSGPAAPAAGSSPARFAVLDGDLTPEWHELLGRSSALAVDTEAMGLVHGRDRLCLVQISDDQDNVCCIRILRGQSEAPLLKQLMEHPAIVKVFHFARFDVAALGEGLGIAVQPLFCTKVASRLARTYTNRHGLKELVNELCGVELDKGAQSSDWGRVEELSEAQLAYAANDVRYLLPARERLIQMLEREERLDLAQRSFQCIPVIAELDRGRFGAIFEHRS; from the coding sequence ATGGCTCCAGCTCCCGCCCTCACCTTGACCAGCTCCCAATCCAGCGGTCCCGCTGCACCGGCCGCCGGCTCCAGCCCGGCCCGCTTCGCCGTGCTCGATGGCGATCTCACACCGGAATGGCATGAGCTCCTGGGCCGCTCCAGCGCCCTAGCGGTGGACACCGAAGCGATGGGCCTGGTGCATGGCCGCGATCGCCTCTGCCTGGTGCAGATCAGCGACGACCAGGACAACGTGTGCTGCATCCGCATCCTGCGGGGCCAGAGCGAAGCCCCGCTGCTCAAACAACTGATGGAGCACCCGGCCATCGTGAAGGTGTTCCACTTCGCCCGCTTCGATGTGGCAGCCCTGGGCGAAGGCCTCGGCATCGCCGTGCAGCCTCTGTTCTGCACCAAGGTGGCCAGCCGCCTGGCGCGCACCTACACCAACCGCCATGGCCTCAAGGAGCTGGTGAATGAGCTCTGCGGCGTGGAGCTCGACAAGGGTGCCCAGAGCAGCGACTGGGGGCGGGTGGAAGAACTCAGCGAGGCGCAGCTGGCCTATGCCGCCAACGATGTGCGCTATCTGCTGCCGGCCCGCGAGCGACTGATCCAGATGCTCGAGCGCGAAGAACGCCTGGATCTGGCGCAGCGCAGCTTCCAGTGCATCCCAGTGATCGCCGAGCTCGATCGCGGCCGCTTCGGCGCCATCTTTGAGCACCGCAGCTGA
- a CDS encoding helix-turn-helix transcriptional regulator, giving the protein MRSPCSPGLSGLGAIRAFFEQPPIQHLGLELAVCWILECLLEHDSYPTALMHDLCDAHPKLRLSETVLQQSIHFLDHEGAISTYSQRCPSRGRPRRMLHLLDEHRAAAQELMTPWRHWLEENEAHLHGGAHAPSPGFHPAAHPAPGCRPGVLPAGRQ; this is encoded by the coding sequence ATGCGATCCCCCTGCTCCCCGGGGCTTTCGGGTCTTGGAGCGATTCGAGCCTTTTTTGAGCAGCCGCCCATTCAGCATCTGGGTCTCGAGCTGGCTGTCTGCTGGATTCTCGAGTGCTTGCTCGAGCACGACAGCTACCCCACCGCGCTGATGCACGACCTGTGCGATGCGCACCCGAAGCTGCGGTTGTCGGAAACGGTGCTGCAGCAGTCGATCCATTTCCTCGATCACGAGGGGGCGATCAGCACCTACAGCCAGCGCTGCCCCAGTCGAGGTCGGCCTCGGCGGATGCTGCACCTGCTGGATGAGCACCGCGCCGCCGCCCAGGAGCTGATGACGCCGTGGCGGCACTGGCTTGAGGAGAATGAAGCGCATCTGCACGGCGGCGCGCATGCCCCCAGCCCTGGGTTCCACCCTGCTGCTCACCCTGCTCCTGGCTGTCGGCCTGGTGTTCTTCCTGCGGGCCGCCAGTAA
- a CDS encoding cofactor assembly of complex C subunit B yields the protein MPPALGSTLLLTLLLAVGLVFFLRAASKDRTTVVEVRSSRPPLEVLPVMADWLKQRGWLEQESNPERRLLRFRGQVQASGGLAVLLSLLGGVGAGCLGLVLRQLMPPLQWWPLLLIGLGPLAGVLYRRRAARAEVVELRLISHDQATGSALRLRAHRDELIALEQELGPQLGLFSDGNLLSSPI from the coding sequence ATGCCCCCAGCCCTGGGTTCCACCCTGCTGCTCACCCTGCTCCTGGCTGTCGGCCTGGTGTTCTTCCTGCGGGCCGCCAGTAAAGACCGCACCACCGTGGTGGAGGTGCGCTCGTCCCGTCCACCCCTCGAAGTGCTGCCGGTGATGGCCGACTGGCTCAAGCAGCGCGGTTGGCTCGAGCAGGAGAGCAATCCTGAGCGGCGTCTGCTGCGCTTCCGCGGCCAGGTGCAGGCCAGCGGCGGCTTGGCGGTGTTGCTGTCGCTGCTGGGTGGCGTGGGGGCCGGCTGCCTGGGGCTGGTGCTACGTCAGCTGATGCCGCCGTTGCAGTGGTGGCCGCTGCTCTTGATCGGCTTGGGGCCCCTCGCCGGGGTGCTGTATCGCCGCCGCGCCGCCCGCGCTGAAGTGGTGGAGCTGCGCCTGATCAGCCACGACCAGGCCACCGGCAGTGCCCTGCGCCTCCGTGCCCACCGCGATGAGCTGATTGCGCTGGAGCAGGAATTGGGGCCCCAGCTGGGGCTGTTCAGCGATGGGAATCTGCTGAGCTCCCCGATCTGA
- a CDS encoding dehydrogenase, protein MACPTGLRRSVLLAGLLLGTLGLAAAAEAPAPRSGGTDPLTGVRSRLQRDWVGRRAVGREVEILVMAGHADSQGIPGAGTSGAAVDLAGARPMQPGIRDELYWNLEVARRVVELGRQRGLNIRFYDPQVRTIHNGDDPRTNWSVGKAHAAAGGYALEIHFDAYGPDGVGSGVIPALHRPHSSLDESLAQAFGGYPRQFRGGLGGPRRGITILEIGKLEAPLEPALRNPASREQALAAITARVVNALELGVGGVAEPTAAAAPTPASVHSPVGLATADQ, encoded by the coding sequence ATGGCCTGCCCGACTGGCCTTCGCCGCAGTGTGTTGTTGGCAGGGTTGCTTCTGGGCACCCTGGGCCTGGCGGCAGCGGCCGAGGCCCCCGCACCCCGCAGTGGCGGCACGGATCCGCTCACCGGCGTGCGCAGCCGCCTCCAGCGTGATTGGGTCGGGCGCCGCGCCGTCGGGCGTGAGGTGGAGATTCTGGTGATGGCCGGCCATGCGGATTCCCAGGGCATTCCCGGTGCCGGAACCTCCGGTGCTGCGGTGGATCTGGCCGGTGCCCGGCCCATGCAGCCCGGCATCCGCGACGAGCTCTATTGGAATCTCGAGGTGGCCCGGCGGGTGGTGGAGCTGGGCCGGCAGCGCGGGCTCAACATCCGCTTCTACGACCCGCAAGTGCGCACGATCCACAACGGCGACGACCCCCGCACCAATTGGAGTGTGGGCAAGGCCCATGCCGCCGCCGGGGGCTATGCCCTCGAGATTCACTTCGACGCCTACGGCCCGGATGGGGTGGGATCCGGTGTGATCCCGGCGCTGCATCGCCCCCACAGCAGCCTTGACGAAAGCCTGGCCCAGGCATTCGGCGGCTACCCACGCCAGTTCCGCGGCGGCCTCGGCGGCCCCCGCCGCGGCATCACGATCCTGGAAATCGGCAAGCTCGAGGCCCCGCTGGAGCCGGCGCTGCGCAATCCAGCCAGCCGCGAGCAGGCCCTCGCTGCGATCACTGCACGGGTGGTGAATGCCCTGGAGTTGGGGGTGGGCGGCGTGGCTGAACCCACCGCCGCCGCCGCTCCAACGCCTGCTTCAGTTCACAGCCCCGTGGGGCTGGCAACGGCCGATCAATGA